One genomic segment of Catalinimonas alkaloidigena includes these proteins:
- a CDS encoding shikimate dehydrogenase family protein: MKNLYGLIGYRLSHSFSKQYFSNKFEQEHIEDSSYELFELKDIQEFPQLIEQHPNIKGMNVTIPYKQQVMRYLDGLDGSAKLVGAVNTIKFENNKRMGFNTDYYGFKESLENWLGAKQVKKALVLGTGGASRAVKCTLHALEIDFMMISRESSEHAISYEELKQKHQLKEFPLIINTTPLGMSPNIETCPDIAYEQLSSANYCYDLVYNPEITLFMKKSEERGAAVKNGLEMLHLQAEKSWEIWNNG; this comes from the coding sequence ATGAAAAACCTATACGGCCTTATTGGCTACCGTTTGAGTCATTCTTTTTCCAAGCAATATTTCAGCAATAAGTTTGAGCAGGAGCATATTGAAGACTCAAGTTATGAATTGTTTGAACTGAAAGATATTCAGGAGTTTCCCCAACTGATTGAGCAGCATCCCAATATCAAGGGGATGAATGTGACCATTCCTTATAAGCAGCAGGTGATGCGTTACCTGGATGGCCTGGATGGAAGTGCCAAGCTGGTGGGTGCGGTGAATACCATTAAGTTTGAGAATAACAAACGTATGGGATTCAATACTGACTACTATGGCTTCAAAGAGTCCTTGGAAAACTGGCTAGGGGCTAAGCAAGTTAAAAAAGCCCTTGTTCTGGGGACCGGTGGAGCCTCAAGGGCGGTGAAATGTACCCTTCATGCCCTAGAGATAGATTTTATGATGATCTCCAGAGAATCTTCTGAGCATGCGATAAGCTATGAGGAGTTAAAACAAAAACATCAGCTGAAGGAATTCCCTCTTATCATCAATACTACCCCGCTGGGCATGTCTCCCAATATAGAAACCTGTCCGGATATAGCTTATGAGCAGTTGAGTTCAGCAAACTACTGCTACGACCTTGTATACAATCCTGAGATAACCCTTTTCATGAAGAAAAGTGAGGAAAGAGGAGCCGCAGTAAAAAACGGCCTGGAGATGCTACACCTGCAAGCAGAAAAGAGCTGGGAAATCTGGAATAACGGCTAA